The region CCATGACACCCATGCGCGAGCGCAATCTGCGTATCGCAGCGATCATCGGCATTATTTTCCTGATACTCGCCGGGCTGGTGCTCTATATCATCGCCGGCACGCTGCGCCAGCTGAGCAATCTGTATACCGACTCACTGACCAGGATGCCGAACCGGGAAAAGTTGCTTGAGGACCTGCGCAAGACCGACTCAGCCGCCCTGCTGCTACTCAATCTGGATGCGTTCAAGCAGGTCAATGATTTTTACGGCCACGAGTGCGGCGACCACGTCATCATCAAACTGGCTGAAGCTTTGCAACGTTTCATGACGAGCCGGGCCGCCTGGCGCAATTGTCAGCTGTACAGCATGCCTGGGGATGAGATGGCGATCGTTATCCCCGGGCACCACGCCCCCGCCTCGCTGCCGCCACGTCTGGAAGAGGTGGCCAAGTTCATCACGCTGATGGATATCACCTGGCAAGGCCATGATATCCCCCTGAACGCTACTATCGGCGCGGCCAGCACGGTACAGCCTGACAATTCACGGATGAACGGCGAACAGTTGCTGCCCTCTGCAAGCATGGCGCTCAAACTGGCCCGTCTCAGCCGCGTCAGCCACTTCGTTTATGATCCGGCTAACCGGGTACGTGAAGGCTATGAGCAGAACCTGATCTGGGCCAATCGCCTGAAGAACGCTCTCGACGAAGGCCGCATCGTTCCGTTCTTTCAGCCGATCCTCGATGTCCGCAGCGGGCGCATCGACAAATTTGAATGCCTCGCGCGGATGATTGACCTCAACGGGCACGCGGTCAGCCCTGAACAATTCCTGCCGATTGCCAAGAAGATTCGCCTGTACCGATTCATCACCCGGGCAATGATCGAACAGTGCTTCCAGCGTTTCGCCAACTGCCGATACGATTTTTCGGTCAACCTGTGCTGTGAGGATCTGCTCGACGCTGAGCTCACCTCGTTCATCCTCGAACAACTGGACGGGAACGAACTGGCTAACCGGGTCATTTTTGAGATTCTGGAATCCCAGGGGATCGAAAACTACAGCCAGGTTCGGGAGTTCATCGACAAGGTGAAAGCCATGGGTGCACGCATCGCGATCGATGATTTCGGCACGGGCTACTCCAACTTTGAACACCTGCTGCGTCTGAATATCGATCTGATAAAAATTGACGGCAGCCTGATCAGCCGTCTCGACGACAGCGAAGATGCGCTGACCCTCACCCGAGGCATCGTTCAGTCGGCCAGGGAAATGGGCGTTCACACCGTGGCGGAATACGTGCACAGCCCTGAAGTGCTGGAGCAGGTTCAGGCATTGGGAATCGACTATGCACAGGGCGCCTATATCGGGATGCCCGCCGGCGTATTGATCACCGAGGTGGAGCTGGTCTAGCGCGCCGGAACCTTGAGCCGCAGAGGGATCCAAGCATTGATGGCAGCGTCCGGCAGTCCTATGCTCGGCGCCACTGAAATGCAGGAGTAGCGTATGCCTTCCCCCGTCGTGCCGTTGTCGATCCTGGATCTGTGTCCTGTTCCCGAAGGTTCTGGACCAAGGCAAGCGCTTCACAACAGCCTGGCGTTGGCCAGATATGCAGAACAGCAAGGCTATAACCGTTTCTGGGTGGCCGAACACCACAACATGACGGGTATTGCCAGTGCTGCCACCTCAGTGGTCATGGGTTATCTGGCAGCCGGTACCGAGCGCATACGCATTGGATCCGGCGGCATCATGTTGCCTAACCACGCTCCGCTGCAGATCGCCGAACAGTTTGGCACCCTTGAGTCACTCTACCCCGGCAGGATCGATCTCGGGCTGGGGCGCGCGCCGGGCAGCGACCAGGTAGCCGCCCAGGCGCTGCGACGTGGCCGTGGAGACGGCAGTGACTTTCCCGAATTACTCGATCAGCTACGCCAGCTGTTCGCCGAACCCGAGCCGGGCCAGCGCCTGCGAGCAGTACCGGGCGCAGGGCTCAAGGTTCCAATCTGGCTGCTGGGCTCCAGCACTTTCAGCGCGCAGCTGGCAGCACAACTGGGTTTACCGTTCGCCTTCGCCGGACAATTCTCACCCGACTACATGCACGCCGCGTTTCGCACCTACCGCCAACATTTCGAGCCGTCGGAAACTCTCGACAAACCTCACTTGATGCTGGGCATCAATGCCTATGTTGCCTCCAGCAAGGAGCAGGCGCATAGGCTTTCGACCTCTCATCAGCAGTCCTTTCTGAACCTGATACGTGGTCGCCCCGGTCCTTTGCCGCCACCGGTTGAAGACATGGAAGCCCTCTGGCAACCGCACGAAAAACACAGCGTTCTTTCTACGCTGGCTGGCACCTTGGTGGGTGACGAAGCAACCGTTGGGCAGCAATTGGACGAGCTGCTGGAGCGCACGCAGGTTGATGAGCTGATTGTGGCCAGCGCAATTTATGACCAGACGCTGCGACACGACAGCTACCAGCGCCTGATGCAGATAGCCTCGGCCCGTTAAGGTATCGGCCTCGAACTTTTGAACCGGCACCCTTTCCATATCCCTATCGACGGCGCTGACAGGGGTATCTGATGCAATCCATTCCACGCGACGACACCTTTGACGTTTCTCTGGCGCTACTGAAGGACGGTTACCGCTTTATCTCGAGACGCTGCGCCCAACACAATACCGATGCCTTCCACACGCGCATCATGCTCCGACCGGTCACCTGCGTCATGGGTGAAGATGCAGCCCGCATGTTCTACGAGCCGGGACGCTTCACCCGCAAGATGGCTATGCCGCCGATGACGCTGATGTCGCTGCAGGACACCGGCAGCGTGATGACCTTGGACGGCGCAGCGCATGAGCATCGCAAGAAGATGTTCATGTCATTGATGGGCCCGGATAGCCTCGGTGAGATTGTTTCGCTGTTTGAGCGCTACTGGCGCGACCGTTTGTCAGTATGGGCGCAACGTCCCGGCATTACTCTGCATCATGAATCCGAAGAGATAATCTGCCGCGCAGTGTGCGAATGGGCAGGTATAGCGTTGCCGGACGCTGAGGTTCGCGATAGAACCCGTGAGCTGTCCGCGATGATCGAGGGAGCCGGGGCAATTGGCCCGCGCAACTGGAAAGGTCTGGCGCTGCGCGCCCGCACCGAACGCTGGGCACGGGATCTGATCGATCAGGTACGCGCGGTGCCCTCCTCCGAAGAGCCTGATAGACCTATCGAAATCCTTGCCCGGCATCGAGCGTCCAATGGCGAATTACTGAGCACAAAGGTCGCCGCCGTCGAATTGCTCAACCTGCTCAGACCCACAGTCGCCGTCGCTCGCTATGTGACCTTCATAGCGCTGGCGTTACATCGCCATCCTGAGTACCGCGATAAACTGCTGCAGGATGAAGAGCGCTGGCTGAAGCCCTTTGTCCAGGAGGTGCGGCGGTTCTATCCTTTTTTCCCGATCATAGCCGGCAACGCCACCCAGGCTTTTGACTGGCACGGTGAGCATTTCAGCAAAGGCAGCTGGGTCGTTCTGGATATCTACGGCACCAACCATGATCCGCGCAGCTGGGATCAACCCACGCGTTTTCTACCTGAACGTTTCGAGCAGTGGGACGAGAGCCCTCACAACTTTCTACCCCAGGGGGGCGGCGAGTTCTTATCCGGGCATCGCTGCGCAGGGGAATGGATGACTATAGAACTAATGAAGTCCGCAACCAGGCTGCTGACGAAGGGTATGAGCTATGAAGTCGTGCCTCAGGATCTATCCATTGACATGTCTCGCATGCCGGCCATTCCCGAAAGTCGATTCATCATCCGCCAGATCAAGCGAACCGATTGACCTGGCGCAACAGGGCCTACCCGAAAATAACTGCCAAAGGTATTTGCCGAGCCCCCAACAACTGCATAGAATGCGCAGCACGCGGGTGTAGCTCAATGGTAGAGCAGAAGCTTCCCAAGCTTACGACGAGGGTTCGATTCCCTTCACCCGCTCCATTCCCGCATTGTTCGATTCAATATCCCTGACGCCGCATTTAATTTCCCGCAGACGCTGCATTGCGTTGCTATTGGCACTCCCCTGCACGGCGTAAACCTCTAAACCCCTACACGCGTTCTCTCTCGCCTTTTCGCAGAACTACGTCACGGTTCTAGCAAGCCGCCTCAGGTAGCATCGCTTTTATATCAGGGAAACCGGGGCGGACATATGAAGCCGACCAGAACATTCAGGGATGACATCAACGGTCTGCGCGCATGGGCGGTCGTCTCGGTCATACTGTTTCACTTCCACGTGCCCGGATTTGCTGGCGGCTTCGTAGGGGTTGATATCTTCTTCGTGATTTCGGGTTTTCTGATGACCGGAATCATCATCCGCGGGCTGGAAGAGCCCCGCTCAGAGACCAGCAATTCCTTTTCGTTGATAGGTTTTTATCTGGCCAGGGGCGTCAGGATTATTCCAGCTTTGCTGGTTCTGTGTTTAGCGCTCCTCGCTATTGGCTGGTTTTTCCTGCCAGCTATCGAATACCGATCCCTCGGGGTTCATTCAACCTCCGCAGTGGGGTTTCTATCCAACTTCAAGTTCTGGGCTGAAGCGGGGTACTTCGACACCGCCTCGCATGAAAAATGGTTTCTACATACCTGGTCGCTGTCAGTTGAGTGGCAGTTCTACCTGATATTGCCACTTGTCCTTATGCTGGTCTGGAAGCTTGCTCCTGGCAGAAAGGCAGCCACCCTCGCGGCATTGGCGCTTGTTATCCTTTCGCTGGCGCTATCCGTCTTCATTTCCGACACCCACCCAGGCGCGGCCTTCTACCTGCTTCCCACCCGCGCCTGGGAAATGCTGGCGGGAGGACTGGTCTTTCTTTTGGCGGACCGGCTGTCGCTCGCTGAGCGGGCCCGCCAATGGCTATACGGTGCGGGCTTCGGC is a window of Pseudomonas sp. gcc21 DNA encoding:
- a CDS encoding EAL domain-containing protein; this translates as MRVEGMTPVKRSIMIVLGLLVGLFIIGMWLMSSLNLDFAQKTMSQLRQHQIADTFHANLDRINAHHRLMEQNTRELARMGQLFGKQQSLTGRHNKQELEEALAQTLNDVEGVSGGGIWFAPDAYQPGPFAVYGFKVGDQLEVVSDDINYAERDWYAQIEPPNERIWDMGTRFYWSPAYYHSSTDKVVVSLSTPIRDEQQQVIGLASTDWRADEIIRMVSRVEVTPGTFSFLIDSDNRNLSSLSRADDVRRAQQLMDAISRSELHKQTNKIQPPDILSSPLIASPMQRMTLTVNDEPYALFFSETVAGMVFGIGVPKAEIDAAMTPMRERNLRIAAIIGIIFLILAGLVLYIIAGTLRQLSNLYTDSLTRMPNREKLLEDLRKTDSAALLLLNLDAFKQVNDFYGHECGDHVIIKLAEALQRFMTSRAAWRNCQLYSMPGDEMAIVIPGHHAPASLPPRLEEVAKFITLMDITWQGHDIPLNATIGAASTVQPDNSRMNGEQLLPSASMALKLARLSRVSHFVYDPANRVREGYEQNLIWANRLKNALDEGRIVPFFQPILDVRSGRIDKFECLARMIDLNGHAVSPEQFLPIAKKIRLYRFITRAMIEQCFQRFANCRYDFSVNLCCEDLLDAELTSFILEQLDGNELANRVIFEILESQGIENYSQVREFIDKVKAMGARIAIDDFGTGYSNFEHLLRLNIDLIKIDGSLISRLDDSEDALTLTRGIVQSAREMGVHTVAEYVHSPEVLEQVQALGIDYAQGAYIGMPAGVLITEVELV
- a CDS encoding LLM class flavin-dependent oxidoreductase; this encodes MPSPVVPLSILDLCPVPEGSGPRQALHNSLALARYAEQQGYNRFWVAEHHNMTGIASAATSVVMGYLAAGTERIRIGSGGIMLPNHAPLQIAEQFGTLESLYPGRIDLGLGRAPGSDQVAAQALRRGRGDGSDFPELLDQLRQLFAEPEPGQRLRAVPGAGLKVPIWLLGSSTFSAQLAAQLGLPFAFAGQFSPDYMHAAFRTYRQHFEPSETLDKPHLMLGINAYVASSKEQAHRLSTSHQQSFLNLIRGRPGPLPPPVEDMEALWQPHEKHSVLSTLAGTLVGDEATVGQQLDELLERTQVDELIVASAIYDQTLRHDSYQRLMQIASAR
- a CDS encoding cytochrome P450; amino-acid sequence: MQSIPRDDTFDVSLALLKDGYRFISRRCAQHNTDAFHTRIMLRPVTCVMGEDAARMFYEPGRFTRKMAMPPMTLMSLQDTGSVMTLDGAAHEHRKKMFMSLMGPDSLGEIVSLFERYWRDRLSVWAQRPGITLHHESEEIICRAVCEWAGIALPDAEVRDRTRELSAMIEGAGAIGPRNWKGLALRARTERWARDLIDQVRAVPSSEEPDRPIEILARHRASNGELLSTKVAAVELLNLLRPTVAVARYVTFIALALHRHPEYRDKLLQDEERWLKPFVQEVRRFYPFFPIIAGNATQAFDWHGEHFSKGSWVVLDIYGTNHDPRSWDQPTRFLPERFEQWDESPHNFLPQGGGEFLSGHRCAGEWMTIELMKSATRLLTKGMSYEVVPQDLSIDMSRMPAIPESRFIIRQIKRTD
- a CDS encoding acyltransferase, which translates into the protein MKPTRTFRDDINGLRAWAVVSVILFHFHVPGFAGGFVGVDIFFVISGFLMTGIIIRGLEEPRSETSNSFSLIGFYLARGVRIIPALLVLCLALLAIGWFFLPAIEYRSLGVHSTSAVGFLSNFKFWAEAGYFDTASHEKWFLHTWSLSVEWQFYLILPLVLMLVWKLAPGRKAATLAALALVILSLALSVFISDTHPGAAFYLLPTRAWEMLAGGLVFLLADRLSLAERARQWLYGAGFGFIVLSIAAFDSTTVWPG